The Cupriavidus necator DNA window CGATCTCCTGCTTGTTGACCGCCATGTTGAGCGCGCGGCGCACGCGGATATCGTTGAAGGGCTTGGTGTCCACGCGCATGGCCAGGTATTGCCCGGTGAAGGACAGCCAGCGCGACCACTGCAGCTGCGGCGCGCTCTTCTTCAGCTCTTCCACCGAGGTCCAGCGTATGCCTTCCATGACGTCGAGCTTGCCCGTGCGCAGCATGGTGTTGCGCGTGGCTTCATCCTTGATGGTGCGCAGTACCATCTTGTCGACGAAGGGCAGCTTGAAATCCTTGCTGCCCACCTTCTCGGTATCCCAGTACAAGGCGTTGCGCGTATAGGTGCTGGCGTTGCCCTGCACGAACTGGGTCAGCTGGAACGGGCCGCTGCCATTGACGTGCTTCCAGTTGCCGGCGCCGGCGGTGGCCACCTCCTTCGGCATGATGCCGGAGTAGTAGCCCCAGCCGAAGCGGTAGTCCCACTCGGCGTTGTACTTGCTGAAGCGGAACAGCACCGTATGCTTGTCCTTCGCTTCCACCTTGGCCAGGTGGTCGAAATAGGTGGGGATCTTCTTCGCGCTTTCGGCCTGGCGCGTGTAGCTGAAGACCACGTCGTCCGCCACCAGTTCGCGCTCTTCCATCACGCCGGGCTTGGCCGGGAACCTGACGCCCTTGCGCAGCCTGACTTCCAGCGTCTGCGGATCGAGCCACTTCCAGCTTTCGGCCAGTTCGCCGCGGATGGCGTCCTCGGGCAGCCACGCGTCGGCCTGGAAGCTGTACTTGCCGCCGAGGCGCCTGGACTTGGACAGGTCGGCCACGAACAGCTGCTCGTAGACCTGGCCGGTGTCGTAGTTCTGCTTCCAGTTCCAGTCGGCGAGGTCCCATGACAGTGCCGAGATGGTCGGGTAGACCGAGCCGATCTCCAGCGTGCCGCCGTATTTGGGCGCGTCGCTCTGCGCGTTGGCCGTGGCCGCGCACAATGCGAGCACCACGCCCGCCAACATCGAGGATGCCTGTGTGTTCAAACCGAAGCCCTCCGTGGTCGACTGCCGTTGGCCCGGCGGCATCGCCGCCGGGAGATTCCGTGCCCCACCGCGCTAGCGGCAGGGGACTGCAATTCGGGACAGGTGCTAGCGTGTGCCGCGCATGCGCGGGTCCAGCAGGTCGCGCAGGGCGTCGCCGTAGATGTTGATCGCGTAGACCACGATGGTGAGGCAGATGCCCGGCGCCAGCGCCAGCCAGGGGCCCTGGAACATGAAGGTGCGCCCATCGCCGGACAGCATGCCGCCCCAGGTCGGCGCGGGCGGCGGCACGCCCAGGCCCAGGAAGGACAGGCCCGATTCCGCCAGGATTGCCGTGCCGACCCGGGTGGTGAACAGCACGATCACCGGGGGCAGCACATTGGGCAGGATATGGCGCCACAGGATGCGCGTGGTGGACGCGCCCATCGACTGCGCGGCGTGGACATACATGTTCTCGCGCACCGAGACCACCGCGCTGCGCACGATGCGCGAGCCGCCGATGCCAAGCAGCAGCCCCAGCGTGCAGACGATCTGCCAGCTGCCCGGGCCCAGCACCGAGACCACCACGATCAGGATCACGAGGTCCGGGAAGCTCATCCAGGCATCGACCATGCGCTGCACGATCAGGTCCAGCTTGCCGCCGAGGTAGCCGGTCAGGATGCCGAGCAGCACCGAGATCGCCGTGGCCAGCGTGGCCGCGCTCAGGCCGATCACCACCGACAGCTGCGCGCCGTACAGGCAGCGCGACAGCATGTCGCGGCCAAGGTTGTCGGTGCCGAACGGATGCGCCCAGGAGGGCGCCTGCAGCCGCTGCAGCATGCTGATCTCGTTCATGCCGTACGGCGCCAGCAGGTCGGCGAACACGCCGCAGAACAGGAAGATGGCGCAGATGACGGCGCCGGCGGCGCCCAGCGGCTTGTCGCGGAACAGCCGCCTGAGCAGCCCGCGGCCGGGCACGGCGCGCCGGACCGGTGCGGCAGCGGCCGCGGGGGCGGCGGGATTGGGGTGCAGGGCGGGCTTGGCCATCAGCGGTGCCTCACTTTCGGATCGAACAGCCCGTAGCTCAGGTCAACGAGCAGGTTGATCAGCATCACCGCGACACCCACCACCAGGAATACGCCGGTGATGACCGGATAGTCGCGCTGGTGCACGGCGTCGAGCAGCAGCAGGCCCATGCCGGGCAGCGCGAAGATCTGCTCGATGATGACCGCGCCGCCGATCAGCAGCGGCGCCTGCAGCCCGATCAGCGTCACCACCGGGATCAGCGCATTGCGCAAGGCGTGGCGCAGCACCACCAGGCGCTCGCTCAGGCCCTTGGCCCAGGCCGTGCGGATATAGTCCTGGCGCAGCACCTCCAGCATCATGGTGCGCGTCATGCGCATGGTGATGGCGGACAGCGCCATGCCCAGCACGATGGCGGGGATCAGCATGTTGCGCACATGCTGCACCGGGTCTTCATGGAAGGGCACGTAGCGGGCCTCGGGCGACCAGCCCCACCAGACCGACGGGAACACCATCACCAT harbors:
- a CDS encoding ABC transporter substrate-binding protein; the protein is MLAGVVLALCAATANAQSDAPKYGGTLEIGSVYPTISALSWDLADWNWKQNYDTGQVYEQLFVADLSKSRRLGGKYSFQADAWLPEDAIRGELAESWKWLDPQTLEVRLRKGVRFPAKPGVMEERELVADDVVFSYTRQAESAKKIPTYFDHLAKVEAKDKHTVLFRFSKYNAEWDYRFGWGYYSGIMPKEVATAGAGNWKHVNGSGPFQLTQFVQGNASTYTRNALYWDTEKVGSKDFKLPFVDKMVLRTIKDEATRNTMLRTGKLDVMEGIRWTSVEELKKSAPQLQWSRWLSFTGQYLAMRVDTKPFNDIRVRRALNMAVNKQEIVKQYYGGNAELFAYPQHPDYEGYFEPLSAMPENVKELFTYNPDKARKLLAEAGYPKGFKFKVQVCACAPDHMELLPLIAAYLEQVNVRIEIQPMEYGAFLSAMTTRTNAPGYMMANGHTNPTTTIRKSFVPGQVWNAAQWGNDAYTKRVEAAFELRDLGKRQEALRGLTRDILAEAPYIWLPTPYMYTAWWPWVRNYGGELRAGAVRPGPIYARMWIDQDMKKKLGF
- a CDS encoding ABC transporter permease — encoded protein: MAKPALHPNPAAPAAAAAPVRRAVPGRGLLRRLFRDKPLGAAGAVICAIFLFCGVFADLLAPYGMNEISMLQRLQAPSWAHPFGTDNLGRDMLSRCLYGAQLSVVIGLSAATLATAISVLLGILTGYLGGKLDLIVQRMVDAWMSFPDLVILIVVVSVLGPGSWQIVCTLGLLLGIGGSRIVRSAVVSVRENMYVHAAQSMGASTTRILWRHILPNVLPPVIVLFTTRVGTAILAESGLSFLGLGVPPPAPTWGGMLSGDGRTFMFQGPWLALAPGICLTIVVYAINIYGDALRDLLDPRMRGTR
- a CDS encoding ABC transporter permease produces the protein MSAYVLRRLLALIPTLLFASLIVFTIVRMVPGDVVDLMLSQNDISADTRTREDLVRALGMDRPMWQQYVHWVGGIVLRGDLGQSLWQGEPVLSMVTARIPATFSLGVIALVVALSVALPIGVLSAIRQDSAADYIARSFSILMLAIPSFWLGTMVMVFPSVWWGWSPEARYVPFHEDPVQHVRNMLIPAIVLGMALSAITMRMTRTMMLEVLRQDYIRTAWAKGLSERLVVLRHALRNALIPVVTLIGLQAPLLIGGAVIIEQIFALPGMGLLLLDAVHQRDYPVITGVFLVVGVAVMLINLLVDLSYGLFDPKVRHR